The following coding sequences are from one Bacteroidota bacterium window:
- a CDS encoding lysostaphin resistance A-like protein yields the protein MMISSRSEKHPSSAESSLTTDDKATTQNQRLPALGRVFLFWMGYLAIIALGAQPKLMAPEQWQQMTWGLVSSLLLLPLVLLFVRWEKISFRHIGMKFNAGSLLRGLVGTLIGITIFGVILLLIALAAGAGAVQFELNTGWQLGAVGGILATTFALSCMEEIGFRGYSLCMMVNSLGLWPAQIIVVIAFGLCHIAFGWGWNAVLMGVIPAALLFGMGATASRGLAMPIGLHAGVNLAQWAISEDRANPDGIWMLIISEEAQSYVAAISPFINIGVILLATGAFWYWHKTRPVEQRN from the coding sequence ATGATGATTTCCTCTCGTTCAGAAAAGCATCCATCTTCAGCGGAATCATCGTTGACAACCGACGATAAAGCCACAACTCAAAACCAGCGATTGCCGGCACTTGGCCGTGTATTCCTCTTTTGGATGGGATACCTGGCGATCATTGCTTTGGGCGCACAGCCCAAACTCATGGCACCCGAACAATGGCAACAAATGACATGGGGACTCGTGAGTAGCCTGTTACTACTCCCCCTTGTGCTGCTCTTTGTACGATGGGAGAAAATTTCCTTTCGCCACATAGGAATGAAATTCAATGCAGGAAGTCTTTTGCGTGGCCTTGTCGGCACCCTGATCGGCATAACAATCTTTGGCGTTATTCTCCTGCTCATCGCATTGGCAGCCGGCGCAGGCGCTGTACAATTTGAATTGAATACGGGTTGGCAGCTTGGCGCCGTGGGAGGTATTCTCGCAACGACCTTCGCCCTCTCGTGTATGGAGGAAATTGGATTCAGAGGGTACTCTTTATGCATGATGGTTAATAGCCTCGGGCTTTGGCCGGCACAAATCATTGTTGTCATTGCCTTTGGCCTCTGCCATATCGCTTTTGGCTGGGGCTGGAACGCCGTGCTAATGGGCGTCATACCCGCTGCGCTGCTATTTGGTATGGGTGCCACAGCCTCACGTGGTCTGGCTATGCCCATTGGCTTACACGCCGGCGTTAATCTCGCCCAGTGGGCCATTAGCGAAGACAGAGCCAATCCCGATGGTATTTGGATGCTTATCATCAGTGAAGAGGCGCAATCCTATGTAGCGGCAATCTCGCCCTTCATCAACATTGGCGTTATCTTGCTCGCAACAGGTGCGTTTTGGTACTGGCACAAAACCCGGCCAGTCGAACAACGCAACTAA
- a CDS encoding DUF1456 family protein yields the protein MTNNDVLRRVRYTFDFDDSKMIAIFGAADHVVTRSQVSDWLKKEEDEAYQACSDTELAIFLNGLINEMRGKKDGPQPIPENRLTNNLIFMKLKIALNLKADDVLEILEMANIRISKHELSAFFRKPGNRHYRTCKDQILRNFLAGMQQKYRDNKQT from the coding sequence ATGACCAATAACGACGTCTTGCGCCGTGTTCGCTACACTTTTGATTTTGATGACTCAAAAATGATTGCCATCTTTGGCGCAGCAGATCACGTGGTAACGCGGAGCCAGGTCAGCGACTGGTTGAAGAAAGAAGAAGACGAAGCGTATCAGGCGTGCAGCGATACTGAGCTGGCAATTTTCCTGAACGGCTTGATCAACGAGATGCGTGGCAAAAAAGACGGACCGCAACCCATACCAGAGAATCGCCTAACCAACAACCTCATTTTCATGAAGTTGAAAATTGCGCTGAACCTGAAAGCGGATGACGTATTGGAAATTCTCGAGATGGCCAACATCCGCATAAGTAAACATGAGCTAAGCGCCTTTTTTCGCAAACCCGGCAACCGGCATTACCGCACGTGTAAAGACCAGATTCTGCGCAATTTCCTGGCCGGCATGCAGCAGAAGTACCGCGACAATAAGCAAACCTAG
- a CDS encoding SDR family oxidoreductase → MNIDLTGKTVLVTGASRGIGKAIAQAMGEAGARVAVHYNNTAAPAEALAAALGNGAFAIRANLADPEACDALFARVVAEMGRLDVLVNNAGVSVQIPMAADSATWFAGWQHTMLVNLMAAELLSRHAITHFQVNGGGRIVNIASRAAFRGDQPDYMTYAASKAGMVALTKSVARGFGKDEIKAFVVAPGFTRTDMAADFIETYGEDYVRDDIALNRLTEPADIAPLVVLLASGMADHATGTSIDVNAGSYAH, encoded by the coding sequence ATGAACATCGATCTTACAGGGAAAACCGTACTGGTGACCGGCGCAAGCCGAGGCATCGGCAAAGCCATTGCGCAGGCGATGGGTGAAGCGGGCGCGCGCGTGGCGGTACACTACAACAATACGGCTGCACCGGCTGAAGCATTGGCTGCAGCGCTGGGTAACGGTGCGTTTGCGATACGAGCCAATCTGGCAGACCCTGAAGCTTGTGATGCGTTGTTTGCACGTGTGGTTGCAGAAATGGGCCGGCTGGATGTACTGGTAAACAATGCCGGTGTATCTGTGCAAATCCCAATGGCTGCAGATTCAGCAACGTGGTTTGCCGGATGGCAACACACCATGCTGGTAAACCTGATGGCGGCTGAACTCCTTTCACGGCACGCCATCACACACTTTCAAGTCAACGGTGGTGGCCGCATTGTTAACATTGCTTCAAGGGCTGCTTTTCGGGGCGATCAGCCAGACTATATGACCTATGCGGCATCTAAAGCCGGCATGGTGGCGCTCACCAAATCAGTTGCGCGCGGTTTTGGCAAAGATGAGATCAAGGCCTTTGTTGTTGCGCCTGGGTTTACACGGACAGATATGGCGGCAGATTTTATCGAGACCTATGGTGAAGACTACGTCCGGGATGACATCGCGCTGAACCGGTTGACGGAGCCGGCAGACATCGCGCCACTGGTTGTGCTGCTGGCGAGCGGAATGGCAGATCATGCTACCGGCACGTCGATTGATGTTAATGCCGGCAGCTACGCGCACTAG
- a CDS encoding DUF2914 domain-containing protein, whose protein sequence is MEALEGPPNPDKEAGFFDRLENRIRAWSGTSPTAVKSVAFYKQYQRYVPAAFFFGGVAWDSATLDRIDALLDTSLLLIYIIVLGTLIVTALIVERGEIQTPWLLKYRTWYPAVIQFFLGALFSAYFIFYLQSTSLFSESMIFIVILVILLIANEFLQSRLLNPYLLFALYYLACVSFFIFFLPIVFKQLGYGIFIISCVIGLWITGAMLYLLDRKNIFEGKRPVYYIASILVGLFVMLNVFYMQNWIPPVPLSLKEGDVFRRVERSGDDFVLAYATPQWYEFWVDSDERFYYAEGDTVFGFAAIYAPAELETNIYHAWHHFDEEKDNWVQTDHIAVDIEGGRRGGYRTYTRKRFVEAGAWRIDVKTEDDRVLGRIGFDIVPVDSTVTSVQTRTYR, encoded by the coding sequence ATGGAAGCATTGGAAGGCCCCCCGAACCCGGATAAGGAAGCCGGCTTTTTTGATCGACTGGAAAACCGCATCAGAGCCTGGTCCGGTACAAGCCCCACCGCCGTAAAGTCTGTTGCCTTTTACAAGCAGTACCAGCGATACGTCCCTGCTGCCTTCTTTTTTGGAGGTGTGGCTTGGGATAGCGCAACGCTTGATCGTATTGATGCCCTCCTGGATACGTCCCTGCTTTTGATCTACATCATCGTACTGGGAACGCTTATCGTTACTGCGCTGATTGTTGAGCGTGGCGAAATTCAGACACCCTGGTTGTTGAAATACCGTACCTGGTATCCGGCAGTCATTCAATTTTTCCTTGGCGCGCTCTTTAGCGCCTATTTCATTTTCTACCTGCAGAGCACATCCCTCTTTTCGGAAAGTATGATTTTCATCGTCATACTGGTGATCCTGCTGATTGCCAACGAATTTTTGCAAAGCCGGCTGCTGAATCCGTACCTGCTATTTGCGCTGTATTATCTGGCTTGTGTCTCTTTCTTTATTTTCTTCTTGCCCATTGTTTTCAAGCAACTGGGGTACGGTATATTCATTATCAGCTGTGTGATCGGATTGTGGATTACCGGCGCGATGCTGTATCTGCTAGACCGGAAGAACATCTTTGAGGGAAAAAGACCAGTGTACTACATTGCCTCGATTTTGGTGGGGTTGTTTGTGATGTTGAACGTGTTTTACATGCAGAACTGGATTCCTCCGGTGCCGCTTTCGTTGAAGGAAGGGGATGTTTTTCGCCGGGTTGAGCGGTCTGGGGATGATTTTGTGCTGGCGTATGCGACGCCCCAGTGGTACGAGTTCTGGGTGGATTCAGACGAACGCTTCTATTATGCAGAGGGGGATACGGTCTTTGGGTTTGCAGCCATTTATGCGCCGGCTGAGCTGGAGACCAATATCTACCACGCGTGGCATCATTTTGATGAAGAGAAAGACAACTGGGTACAGACAGACCACATTGCTGTGGACATCGAAGGGGGCCGGCGCGGTGGGTACCGGACATACACCCGCAAACGCTTTGTAGAGGCCGGCGCCTGGCGGATCGACGTGAAAACGGAAGATGATCGGGTCTTGGGGCGTATTGGATTTGATATTGTGCCGGTGGACAGTACGGTGACGTCCGTGCAGACCCGGACGTACAGGTAA
- a CDS encoding DUF2480 family protein, with translation MEPIVNRVAESDIEVFDLAALWQVDGATPEVVSFDLAPFLFQGLILKEKDFRPEVKAHDWAVYAGKVVAVHCSADAIVPIWAYMLIASKLEGHAFVVGFGEEEAVIRGHFVRALESVDWAKYQDRIVVIKGCGNKVVPMDAYMTATQKLQQVARKLMYGEPCSSVPLWRRPKVSAA, from the coding sequence CCATCGTAAACCGTGTTGCAGAAAGTGATATCGAGGTGTTCGACCTGGCCGCGCTCTGGCAGGTTGATGGTGCTACCCCGGAGGTAGTTTCATTTGACCTGGCCCCGTTCCTTTTTCAGGGCCTGATCCTCAAAGAGAAAGATTTCCGTCCGGAAGTAAAGGCCCATGACTGGGCAGTGTATGCTGGCAAAGTGGTTGCTGTGCACTGCTCTGCTGACGCCATCGTACCCATCTGGGCATACATGCTGATTGCTTCGAAGCTGGAAGGCCACGCGTTTGTGGTTGGATTTGGGGAAGAAGAAGCGGTGATTCGCGGACATTTTGTGCGGGCCCTCGAATCAGTCGACTGGGCAAAGTACCAGGATCGGATTGTGGTCATCAAAGGGTGTGGCAACAAGGTTGTGCCTATGGATGCATACATGACTGCGACACAGAAACTACAGCAGGTAGCACGCAAACTGATGTATGGCGAACCCTGTTCGTCGGTCCCGCTGTGGCGCCGGCCGAAAGTTTCTGCTGCGTAA